In the Helianthus annuus cultivar XRQ/B chromosome 11, HanXRQr2.0-SUNRISE, whole genome shotgun sequence genome, one interval contains:
- the LOC110881129 gene encoding single myb histone 3, translated as MAPKKWWTSKEEEALKAGVKEYKAGNWKDILKDPRFASILANRTNIDLKDKWRNLNGGGCVSGGRRKASTSRPPDKRIVPKYKYKTMIYEYLKYIEDPNGTDLDTMMNFLKSKYELQSIFKKSFNAALKALELKGYIKKVNDHYYKVKGVEFSSPSFGDEEALIGDDGEFSSKSNFFCQSAVDLGCPAEGFRLASPGSEDSLSSTTCVAQTGSTFMQLTQ; from the exons ATGGCACCGAAGAAGTGGTGGACATCTAAGGAAGAAGAAGCCTTGAAAGCTGGTGTTAAAGAATATAAAGCAGGAAACTGGAAAGATATTCTTAAAGATCCACGATTTGCTTCTATACTGGCTAATCGAACGAATATCGATCTCAag GACAAATGGCGAAATCTGAATGGAGGTGGTTGTGTGTCTGGCGGCAGAAGGAAAGCTAGTACTTCTCGCCCGCCGGATAAGAGAATAGTCCCAAA GTACAAGTACAAGACAATGATTTACGAGTATCTCAAATACATTGAAGATCCCAATGGAACTGATCTTGATACGATGATGAACTTTCTTAAG TCAAAGTATGAGTTACAAAGTATCTTTAAAAAATCATTTAATGCAGCGCTCAAAGCACTTGAGTTGAAAGGATACATTAAGAAG GTGAATGACCACTACTACAAGGTCAAGG GCGTGGAGTTCTCTTCTCCTTCATTTGGGGATGAAGAAGCTTTGATCGGAGACGATGGTGAATTCAGCTCAAAATCCAACTTCTTCTGCCAATCAGCAGTGGATCTAGGTTGTCCTGCAGAAGGGTTCCGGTTAGCGTCGCCTGGATCTGAAGATTCATTATCTTCAACCACATGCGTTGCTCAAACTGGATCAACTTTCATGCAACTCACTCAATAG